The DNA region taatataaaatatattaaaatagacatctgttattttaaagtgtaaaaatattttgcagtatGACTGGTTTTTCCTGAAATAAATGCAaccataagagacttttaaaaacattttaggttttgAGATGTACTATTGTAACCTGTTTCTCATTGTGTCCCTCAGGATGAAGAATTGGGCAGTTTCTTGTCTACGTTGTTAAAGAAAGGTCTGCCTTCGTGACTGGTGACACTTGATGACATTTGATGTTTGTCGTtggtttataaataaaacaataaagatttttttttagtaaaattaaacttaaaataaaatataaaataaaataatcaaaacaaataaaacacaaaatttgaaacaaaatgcAGTGGTGATACTGACATTTACATCTACGTATATATGTAATAATtcaatgatatgaaatgatacacaaactaaaaaaaaaattgcattaaccACTGAAATGACAGTAAAACTCAGAACCGACtcaagatcatttaaaaaaaaaagccaaatattgGCCAATATATCAgtaagtttgcttttttttttttctttaactgtattgGTACAATTATATGAGAAAATTCCTGACTCCGTTTCATCAAGCCACATTGGAGTCCATATTTCTGTATTGCAGTCTTTTGGCTTTACAGATGATTTTATGTGCTGTCTTTGCTCTCTGAAATAGTTCAGTTGGAACGAAGCTTTCAGAAGCTCAAAAGCCATTGGAAATGGAATAAACACCCGTTTTCTTCCTCAGCCTCAGTCTTTTGAGCCTCCACTTGTAGTGGCCCGTGGCAAAGTAGTACAAAAGCGGGTCCAAGATGCTGTTTAGACTGACCAGAGCCATGGTCACCCTACGGAGGATAAAAATCACGTCATTCTCTTTGGTGTTTTTCAAGCGTGTCAAGAGGTACACAAGATGCACGATATGATAAGGAAGGAAACACAGAAGTGTGATGGCTAGGATGGCGTAGATGATCCGCCGTGCCCCGCGGGCGGTGGAGTTCTTGATCCGGGCGATGCGATGGGCCACGATGGGGTAACAAACCAGAATGACCGCAGAGGGCAGAAGGGATCCAAAAATGAGACTGCTTATGCTGTAGGGTGCCAAGTCGCTCCACTCTTTTTGACTGAAGCCCTCAAAACACATGTTCCCTTTGCTTGTTaatgggcattttaacatgaacACCAACATAGCCGACCCAGAGACCAACCATACAGCGGTGCTCACCAGCGCCGTGAGATTGGTGTTGCGAAGCTGCAGGTAGGTGTGAGGGTGGAGGGTGGCGATGTAGCGGTCCACGCAGATGCAGGTCATGAAGCTGATGCTGATGTAGATGTTGGCGAAGAAGATCGTGCCGGTGATGCGACACATGGCATCGCCAAATATCCAGTTGCTGTCATTGAGGTGGTAGTGGATACGAAATGGCAAGGCGAACAAGAAAAGCATATCGGCCACAGCCAGGTTAATGATGTATATGTTTGAAGGAGATTTCTGTTTGATTTTAAAGATGAAGTAATACAAAGCTCCGAGATTTCCAATCAATCCGAAAAACAAGACCAGACTGTAGATGGGTGTGAAGAGATACcgtgagatggagagagagtgcTGGAAATCATTTTGGAATTTGGTTATGTTTTCCATGATGATGTGGTAAATAGGTTTTAAAAGAGTTTA from Cyprinus carpio isolate SPL01 chromosome B23, ASM1834038v1, whole genome shotgun sequence includes:
- the LOC109053197 gene encoding uracil nucleotide/cysteinyl leukotriene receptor-like, with translation MENITKFQNDFQHSLSISRYLFTPIYSLVLFFGLIGNLGALYYFIFKIKQKSPSNIYIINLAVADMLFLFALPFRIHYHLNDSNWIFGDAMCRITGTIFFANIYISISFMTCICVDRYIATLHPHTYLQLRNTNLTALVSTAVWLVSGSAMLVFMLKCPLTSKGNMCFEGFSQKEWSDLAPYSISSLIFGSLLPSAVILVCYPIVAHRIARIKNSTARGARRIIYAILAITLLCFLPYHIVHLVYLLTRLKNTKENDVIFILRRVTMALVSLNSILDPLLYYFATGHYKWRLKRLRLRKKTGVYSISNGF